In a genomic window of Methanoregula sp. UBA64:
- a CDS encoding protein kinase domain-containing protein gives MTLAIGTRLHAELAGTTVTVVKKIGEGTQGEVYLVDGPQGQQALKWYKPEQATSGQRTAISYLVRTGPPYGAAGKRFIWPLDLVTADNTKQFGYLMARIDTQKYAELGEVWAHLKPVPSLSALCEISYELANSYRALHLSGHCYRDISAGNLMFDPITGDVLICDNDNVGVNHESRCQVWGTMEYMAPELIRGECDPSTETDLHALAVLLFYVWVWHHPFHGEMEYRYHCWDIPAKKQVYGITPVFIFDPDNPTNRLPGDPDYALAGRRWDLCPPALRAMFIRAFTEGLTQPARRVTEGEWQNLFLSLKDRLVSCPHCRAENFSSVDDLPMTCWHCRREIPPAPSLRIQRPWGTISVTLSLGTTLLSRHILHPNGSDDGSRAIGKVVPHPAIPGAAGIRNLSKTSWQVIFPDGITSDVPPGRAVPLNPKTTITMEGTSCTIQSAGCGDEP, from the coding sequence ATGACCCTTGCCATCGGCACCCGGCTCCATGCCGAACTTGCCGGGACTACCGTTACCGTGGTAAAAAAGATCGGGGAAGGTACCCAGGGGGAGGTATATCTCGTTGACGGCCCGCAGGGGCAGCAGGCGCTCAAATGGTACAAGCCCGAACAGGCAACAAGCGGCCAGCGGACGGCAATCTCCTACCTTGTCCGCACCGGCCCGCCCTACGGGGCGGCGGGGAAACGGTTTATCTGGCCGCTCGACCTGGTCACCGCCGATAACACAAAACAGTTCGGGTACCTGATGGCACGGATCGATACGCAGAAGTACGCCGAGCTCGGCGAGGTCTGGGCGCACTTAAAACCGGTTCCCTCCCTGTCGGCACTCTGCGAGATCTCGTACGAACTTGCAAACAGCTACCGGGCGCTCCACCTCTCGGGCCACTGCTACCGGGACATCTCTGCGGGGAATTTGATGTTTGACCCAATAACCGGGGACGTTCTCATCTGCGACAACGATAATGTGGGCGTGAACCACGAGTCCCGGTGCCAGGTCTGGGGCACGATGGAATACATGGCCCCGGAGCTCATCCGCGGGGAATGCGATCCCTCGACCGAGACCGATCTCCATGCGCTTGCGGTTCTCCTTTTCTATGTCTGGGTCTGGCATCACCCCTTCCATGGCGAGATGGAATACCGGTACCACTGCTGGGACATCCCGGCCAAAAAGCAGGTCTATGGGATCACCCCGGTCTTTATCTTCGATCCCGACAACCCAACAAACCGCCTGCCCGGCGATCCAGACTATGCCCTTGCCGGCAGACGGTGGGACCTGTGCCCGCCCGCACTTCGTGCAATGTTTATCAGGGCATTTACCGAAGGGCTTACGCAGCCGGCCCGGCGGGTTACCGAAGGAGAATGGCAGAACCTCTTTTTATCCTTAAAGGACCGCCTTGTCTCCTGCCCGCACTGCCGGGCCGAGAATTTCTCCTCTGTGGACGACCTCCCGATGACCTGCTGGCACTGCCGACGGGAGATCCCCCCGGCACCGAGCCTTCGTATCCAGCGCCCCTGGGGAACCATCTCTGTTACCCTGTCGCTGGGCACCACGCTCCTCTCCCGCCATATCCTGCACCCCAACGGGAGTGACGATGGTTCACGGGCGATAGGAAAGGTCGTCCCCCACCCTGCCATTCCCGGTGCGGCAGGGATCCGGAACCTTTCAAAAACCTCCTGGCAGGTGATCTTCCCGGACGGGATAACATCCGATGTCCCGCCGGGCCGGGCAGTTCCCCTGAATCCAAAAACAACCATAACGATGGAGGGCACCAGTTGCACCATCCAGTCTGCCGGTTGTGGAGATGAACCATGA
- a CDS encoding HEAT repeat domain-containing protein, translating to MNDTARTTLARLVARYGVSVAHDANRCEGLLRDTCPDCTKEIFILTSAVRQRVPADLLAPRQTLPLPLVQGFMVKRLMDELGLSDDAAHWAVASWSEALGLSDPARTVPPEKNTVPPGPATPVSVSTASPALREQWAEDLAHAPVAVRLGIIRNLATNPDPGNTRLLVRTLDNESGVVRAAAFDTLSDPALGAADALIGALGDQSEGIIWRAALVLADLRERRAVPALVHLLGRQGIVRESTVWALGEIRCSDAVTPLMSLVNDPDPGIRSAAEAALKKIGSP from the coding sequence ATGAACGATACCGCCCGTACCACCCTTGCCCGGCTCGTTGCCCGCTACGGTGTTTCTGTTGCCCACGATGCGAACCGGTGTGAAGGGCTGCTCCGCGATACCTGCCCGGACTGCACAAAAGAGATCTTTATCCTCACAAGCGCCGTGCGTCAGCGGGTCCCTGCGGATCTCCTTGCACCCCGCCAGACGCTTCCCCTGCCGCTGGTGCAGGGGTTTATGGTCAAGCGCCTGATGGATGAACTCGGCCTCTCCGATGATGCAGCACACTGGGCGGTTGCCAGCTGGTCGGAAGCGCTCGGACTTTCCGATCCGGCCCGGACGGTCCCGCCCGAAAAGAATACGGTCCCTCCCGGACCCGCCACCCCGGTATCCGTTTCTACTGCCAGCCCCGCCCTCCGCGAACAGTGGGCTGAAGATCTTGCACATGCCCCGGTCGCGGTACGGCTCGGCATCATCCGAAACCTCGCAACAAACCCGGATCCCGGGAATACCCGGCTCCTGGTACGGACGCTGGATAACGAAAGCGGGGTAGTACGGGCAGCAGCCTTCGATACGCTCTCGGACCCGGCACTTGGGGCAGCGGACGCGCTTATCGGGGCTCTGGGGGATCAGTCCGAGGGCATTATCTGGCGGGCCGCGCTCGTACTTGCAGACTTAAGGGAGCGCCGGGCCGTCCCGGCGCTTGTCCACCTGCTTGGCCGGCAGGGCATTGTCCGGGAATCCACGGTCTGGGCGCTGGGCGAGATCCGGTGCAGCGATGCGGTAACCCCGCTCATGAGCCTGGTAAACGATCCCGATCCTGGTATCCGCAGTGCGGCAGAAGCTGCATTAAAAAAGATCGGATCGCCGTGA
- a CDS encoding MASE3 domain-containing protein yields the protein MNADLLSKTSRQIVRHRLTNYLASIAVVLILVLLIELVSRGNHLLSIILIELISIAVAIAVFVIVWNSRRIASDSFLLAIGLSCLFTAFLDTLFTFSFVNLPLLPGIAGGMTPQFWIAARYFQAASLLIAVALIGRSLTPKGKYDTLILTITCAGIFLALVAGIVICHEFPDCSNAFAGPSLFKSASEYLISALFLITAGYLLFRRRHLDPEVGTFLVIAMLFFGWGELVFAISGNGIEPMNVVGFFIRFVAVYYLYRAIVTVGVTRPFDLLFCQVTEREHELCLSEERYRKIVETQTELISRFLPDGRHVFVNDAYCRFFGLTRDEILGKKMPAHCVVENLTDLRAIFSGLTPQKPVIADTCQVTRSDGSIRWVVWNDQAIFAPDGTVVEFQSVGRDITKLHEANEALEKAHEKLALLSGITRHDILNQLTGLKSLIYLVQNEPGDPEIPAMLKKMQNIANVIEDQISFTKDYEEMGVKAPVWQDVTAGIERAVAALPLGTTRVQVETGAVEVYADPLFEKVFYNLIDNSLKYGGKNLSAIRIVSQKTSEGLELVYSDNGEGIRDEDKKKLFSKGFGKHTGLGLFLVREILAITGIRIEETGTFGTGVIFIITVPVDGYRFIKE from the coding sequence ATGAACGCAGACCTGCTCTCCAAGACCTCCCGGCAGATCGTCCGCCACCGGCTCACCAACTACCTGGCGAGCATTGCGGTCGTGCTTATTCTCGTCCTGCTCATCGAACTCGTCAGCCGGGGAAACCACCTGCTCAGCATTATCCTCATCGAGCTCATCAGTATCGCGGTCGCCATTGCGGTCTTTGTCATTGTCTGGAACAGCAGGCGGATCGCCTCCGACTCGTTCCTCCTCGCAATCGGTCTCTCGTGCCTGTTTACTGCGTTCCTTGACACGTTGTTTACCTTTTCTTTTGTCAACCTCCCGCTCCTCCCGGGCATTGCCGGGGGCATGACCCCCCAGTTCTGGATTGCCGCCCGGTATTTCCAGGCCGCGTCCCTCCTTATTGCGGTAGCGCTCATCGGGAGATCCCTTACCCCAAAAGGAAAATATGATACCCTCATTCTGACGATTACCTGTGCCGGGATATTTCTGGCCCTTGTGGCAGGAATCGTGATCTGCCATGAGTTCCCCGACTGTTCCAATGCATTTGCCGGCCCCTCGCTGTTTAAGTCCGCGAGCGAATATCTCATCTCTGCTCTCTTCCTGATAACGGCCGGTTATCTCCTGTTCCGGCGCCGGCACCTCGATCCCGAGGTCGGGACATTCCTGGTTATCGCCATGCTCTTTTTTGGCTGGGGCGAACTGGTCTTTGCAATCTCCGGGAATGGCATTGAGCCCATGAACGTGGTTGGGTTCTTCATCAGGTTCGTGGCGGTGTACTACCTCTATCGTGCAATCGTGACTGTGGGGGTCACCCGGCCGTTCGACCTGCTCTTCTGTCAGGTGACCGAACGGGAGCACGAGCTTTGCTTAAGCGAGGAACGGTACCGGAAAATTGTCGAGACCCAGACGGAACTGATCAGCCGGTTTTTGCCGGACGGGAGGCACGTCTTTGTCAACGATGCCTACTGTCGGTTCTTCGGCCTTACCCGCGATGAAATCCTCGGGAAAAAGATGCCGGCCCATTGTGTGGTCGAGAACCTCACCGACCTTCGGGCAATCTTCTCCGGTCTTACGCCCCAGAAACCGGTAATTGCAGATACCTGCCAGGTGACCCGTTCTGACGGCTCGATCCGCTGGGTGGTATGGAACGACCAGGCGATCTTTGCTCCCGACGGGACCGTGGTTGAATTCCAGTCTGTAGGAAGGGATATCACAAAACTGCACGAGGCAAATGAGGCGCTTGAAAAGGCGCACGAGAAGCTCGCCCTCCTCTCCGGCATCACCCGGCACGATATCCTCAACCAGCTGACCGGGTTAAAAAGCCTGATCTACCTTGTCCAGAACGAGCCGGGGGACCCTGAAATTCCTGCAATGCTCAAAAAAATGCAGAATATTGCTAATGTTATCGAAGACCAGATCTCGTTTACCAAGGATTACGAGGAGATGGGGGTAAAAGCCCCGGTATGGCAGGACGTGACGGCAGGAATTGAACGGGCGGTTGCGGCGCTTCCTTTGGGAACTACCCGGGTCCAGGTTGAGACCGGGGCTGTGGAAGTCTATGCCGACCCGCTCTTTGAGAAGGTATTCTATAACCTCATCGACAATTCGCTGAAGTATGGCGGAAAAAACCTGTCGGCCATCCGCATTGTTTCCCAAAAGACTTCCGAGGGCCTGGAACTGGTGTATAGCGATAACGGCGAGGGAATCCGGGATGAGGATAAGAAAAAATTGTTTTCCAAGGGTTTCGGGAAACATACCGGGCTTGGTCTCTTCCTTGTCCGGGAGATCCTCGCTATCACCGGGATCCGGATCGAAGAGACCGGCACCTTCGGGACCGGCGTGATATTTATCATTACCGTTCCCGTTGATGGATACCGTTTTATTAAGGAATAA